Part of the Burkholderia sp. FERM BP-3421 genome, TCCTCGACCCGATCCGCAAGACCTGCGTGCATGAATGGCACGTCGCGCACGGCGCATTGTTCGAGGACGTCGGCAACTGGAAGCGGCCGTGGTACTTCCCGAAATCGGGCGAGGACCTGCATGCGGCGGTGGCGCGCGAGTGTCTCGCCGTGCGCACGAGCGTGGGCATTCTCGATGCGTCGACGCTCGGCAAGATCGACATCCAGGGTCCCGATGCGGTGAAGCTGCTGAACTGGATGTATACGAACCCCTGGAACAAGCTCGAAGTCGGCAAGTGCCGCTACGGCGTGATGCTCGACGAGAACGGCATGGTGTTCGACGACGGCGTGACGGTGCGGCTCGGCGAGCAGCATTTCATGATGACCACGACCACGGGCGGCGCGGCGCGCGTGCTGACCTGGCTCGAACGCTGGTTGCAGACCGAGTGGCCGGATCTCAAGGTGCGGCTCGCGTCGGTGACCGACCACTGGGCGACCTTCGCGGTGGTGGGTCCGAAGAGCCGCGAGGTGGTGCGCCGGGTGTGCCCCGACATCGACTTCGGCAACGGCGCGTTCCCGTTCATGAGCTATCGCGACGGCATGGTGGCCGGCGTGAAGGCGCGCGTGATGCGGATCAGCTTCTCGGGCGAACTCGCCTACGAGGTGAACGTGCCCGCGAACGCCGGCCGCGCGGTGTGGGAAGCGCTGATGGCGGCGGGCGCCGAGTTCGACATCACGCCCTACGGCACCGAGACGATGCACGTGCTGCGCGCCGAGAAGGGCTACATCATCGTGGGCCAGGACACCGACGGTTCGATCACGCCGCACGATCTCGGGATGGGCGGGCTCGTCGCGAAATCGAAGGACTTCCTCGGCCGCCGCTCGCTGACGCGCAGCGACACCGCGAAGGCGGGCCGCAAGCAGTTCGTCGGCCTGTTGACCGACGACGCGCAATACGTGCTGCCGGAAGGCGGCCAGATCGTCGAGGCGGGCGCGGCGCCGGCCGCCGACGGCACGACGCCGATGCTCGGGCATGTGACGTCGAGCTACTACAGCCCGATCCTGAAGCGCTCGATCGCGCTCGCGGTGGTGAAGGGCGGACTGGAACGGATGGGCGGGACGGTCGCCGTTGCGCTGGCGGACGGCCGCCGCGTGACCGCGAAGATCTCCAGCCCGGTTTTCTACGACAGCGAAGGGGTGCGCCAGCATGTGGAATGAAACCAGAAGCGAGGCGGCGTCGCCGCGCGAGGCGCAGGGCGTGCGCCTCGAATCGCCGCTCGTCGGCGCGGCCGGCCTGCTCGCGGAGCAGGATGCGCGCGCGGCGCGCAAGTTCGCGTTTCGCGAGCGGCCCTTCCTCGATCTCGTGAACGTGCGGGGCGAGGCGGGCGACCCGGCGTTCGTCGCGGCGTTCGAGGCGGCGCTCGGGTGCCGGCCGCCTGCGCGGCCGAACACGGTCGCGCGCGGCGCGGAGTGCGACGTGCTGTGGCTCGGCCCGGACGAATGGCTGGTGCGCTCGAACGGCGCGGTCGAGGCCGGCCGCCTGGAGGCGACGCTCGCCCGCGCGCTGGACGGGCTGTATGCGGCGGCGGTCGATGTCGGCAGCGGCTACACGGTGGTCGAGATCAGCGGCGAGCGCGTGCGCGACGTGCTCGCGCGCGGCTGCCCGCTCGATCTGCATCCGCGCGGGTTCGGCGTGGGACAGTGCGCGCAGAGCCATTTCTTCAAGGCGTCGATCGTGCTGGTGCCGACGGGCGAGCAATCGTTCGAGATCGTCGTGCGGCGCAGCTTCGCCGACTACTTCTGCCGCATCATGCTCGACGCGGCCGCGCCGCTCGCGTCATGAAACCGGCCGAGGCGCCGTTCATCGCGGACAGCCGCATGACGGGCGGCGGCTGGAGCGTGTTCATCGATGCATTGCAGATGCCGGCGCGGGTCGGCATCCATGCGCACGAGCATGCCGGGCCGCAGCCGGTGGTGCTCGATGCGCGGCTCGGGTATCGCTGCGTGCCGGCCGAGCAGGGCGAGGCGGGCTGGATCGACTACGACGCGTACTGCGCGCGGATCGCGGCGTTCGTCGCGCACAAGCCGCATACGCGCCTGCTCGAAACGCTCGTGTTCGACATCGCGGTGCTGTCGTTCGACGAATGGCCGGCGCTCGATGCGCTGACGCTCGCGCTGTACAAGCCGAAGATCCGGCCGGGCACGCGCCGGGTCGGTGTCACGTTCGACTGGACCCGCGCCGATCATGCGCGCTGGCGCGCCGCGCGCTGCGCCGGTGCGTGAATGAAGACGGCCGCCCAACGGGCGGCCGTGTCGCACGCGCTGGTCGACGGGCCGGGCGGTGTTCGGCGTCGGGCACTTGGTGTCCGGCGTTTAGCACCCGGCACCCGGCACCCGGCACCCGGCACCCGGCACCCGGCACCCGGCACCCGGCACCCGGCACCCGGCACCCGGCACCCGGCACCCGGCACCCGGCACCCGGCACCCGGCACCCGGCACCCGGCACCCGGCACCCGGCACCCGGCACCCGGCACCCGGCACCCGGCACCCGGCACCCGGCACCCGGCACCCGGCACCCGGCACCCGACACCCGACACCCGACACCCGACACCCGACACCCGACACCCGACACCCGACACCCGACACCCGACACCCGACACCCGACACCCGACACCCGACACCCGACACCCGACACCCGACACCCGACACCCGACACCCGACACCCGACACCCGACACCCGACACCCGACACCCGACACCCGACACCCGACACCCGACACCCGACACCCGACACCCGACACCCGACACCCGACACCCGGCGCGGCCCGCGTACAGGCCGCGCCGGGCGAAGGCCCGACGCCAACCCCGCCCGTTCAGGCAATCGCCTGGCGGATCGCCTGATTCGCGCTGGCGTCGCGCTGTTCGGTCGCGGCCTGCAACTGCGTGAGAATCGCCTGCGCGCCGGCATCCGGCCGCGCATGATGAATCAGCGAGATCCAGCGGCGCAGCCATAGCGGACTCGACGCGAGATAGCGGCGGATCGAATGGCCGTCATCGAGGCGCGACGCGTCGTCGAGCAGGAACACGCCTGTCAACCGCGCCACCACCTTGCCGCGCGCGCCCTGCTGCCAGACCGGCACCGCGTGCTCGTAGCGATACTCGCCCGGCCGCGCGCGGGACAGGCATTGCTGCAGCACGTCCGAATGCGCGCCCGGCGTCAGCACGTAGTGGCGGTGCGTCGTGCCGGCGAGGCTGCGCACGTCGTTGAACGCGGTGATGTCGAGCACCGAGGTGCCGAGCCAGTCGAGATGGACGTCGGCCGCCGACCCGAACGACACGATCAGCGCCCGGTCGAAGAACGCCCGCAACTCCTCCTCGCTCATCCCCATCCGCTCGCCGTCGAGGCATGCGAGCACGTCGAGCTGCTGCGCGGTCGCGATCCCCGAGCTGTGCGCGAGGAGGCGCAGCAGCGGCAATGCCTCGATGCGGCGCGGGTTGATGCGGCGTGCGATCGAGCCGTCGCGGTAGAGCGGGAAACCCGCCGCGTCGCGGCGCACCAGCAGCGCATCGGTGTAGTCGAGCCGGTCCGGCGCATCGACGAGGCGCGGCAGGATCAGCCGTTCGTAGATCATCTGCGATTCCGGGCTGAACAGACGGCCCGCCAGATCCGCATTCAACGCGAAGCGGTTGTGCAGCATGCTGGCCTCGATCACGGTCTCGCCGTCGTGGCGCTGGCCCGCGTGCGTGATGCCGAGCAGGCGCAGCGGCTTCGCGAGCGGTGCGGTGCCGGGCGGCCGCAGCATCGGGTCGGCGGCGATTTGCGCGACGAAGCCGTGGAAGCGCCGCGTCATGCCGTGCGACAGCTTGAGGCCGAGCGGATAGTTCGTGGTCGGCGTGCTGGGCAGCACGATCCAGTCGAAGCCGTCCGCGGCGAGCGGCCCCGGCGTGTCGAGCGCCTCGCGATGCGGCGGCTCGGCCGGGTTCGCGGCGGTCTCGACCGCGGTCCAGACCGGTCCCGGCGCCTTGCGCGGCGCGCTCGAGCGCTCGCGCAGCGCGAGCGTGAGTTCGCGCGCGGCATGGTAAAGCAGCGCCATCGTCGCGCTGTAGCGGGTGTCCTGGCGCAAGCCGACGTTGACGACATTGCTGTGGTCGCTGTTGTAGCGGCACGGGATCGCGGCCAGGTATTCGAGGCCGCGCAGCGCGAGCGGCTTGAACTGTTCGCTCGGCACCCGGTAGCTGGCGCCTTCGCGCGAGATGGTCTGGCCGGGTCGCGCATAGCGTTCGAGCGCGTCGTCGTAGCTCGCGATGCCGTAGCCGCGCGGGGCGAGGATCTCGCGCGCATAGTTCAGCGCGAGCGGTACGTCGAGGTCGTTGGCGATCAGGTGTTCCTGGTCGGCGTAGCGGTCCAGCTCCTCGACGAACGAGCGGATCGAGAGGCCGAAGCCATGCGCGGTCGCGCGCACGAAGGCCGCGAGCTGGGCCGGCGTGGCGGGCAGGTCGGTCGCGGTCGCGAGGCAGCTGGCCAGTTCGTCCTCGACGCGCCGATAACGATCGATGATCGGCCGCAGCGCGTCGACGATCGTCGATGCGCCGGGCAGGCGGGCGGGCGGCCGCGCGTCCGCCGGATAGCGGGCGAGCGCGGCTTCGGCCTGCCTGAACAGCGCGACGTCGGGGCGCTGCATGCCGAGGTCGTCGCGCAGCGTCTCGGCATCGACGATTGCGATGCCGCGGCGTTCGAGATCGAGCCGCAGCGCGCGGACCTGGTCGCCGGTGCCGGCCGCCTTGCGCACGCCGCCGGGCACGCGTTCGTCGAACACGTTCAGCGCATCCTCGAGACCCACGCGGATGCCGTCGAGATCGAGCCCGAGCGCGACGTCGACGAGCAGCGCCTGGAACGGCCCGGGCAGCAGCAGCGAGATCCGGCAGTCGGGGAAGCCTGCGCGCAGCTGCTCGACGCTCGGCCGCAGGCGGTCGACCGCGATGCGCGCGGCCTCGGCGGTTGCTTCGGGTTCGTCCCGCATCAGCAGCTTGGCGATCGCCTTGCGCGAGGCGACGTCGATCAGCGAGTCGTCCTCGGTCTCGCCGCTGACGGGATCGCGGTGGTATTGGTCGACGGCCGCGACCAGCATGAACAGCACCGGCACGCCGGCCGCGATCAGCGGGGCGCGGTACAGCGTCGTCGCGTTCTCGACGATCGTGTGATTGAACACCTCGATCTCGGGCCGCACGCCGTATTCGGCGAAATGCGCGAGCTGCTGCGCGAGGAAACCGTGCGGGTTGTCATAGCCGCCGCCGCCTTGGAACACCACCGGACCCGGGCTGAACGAGGCGACGTCGGGGGCGATCCGCGCGTGTCCGTAGTGCTTCAGGTGCGCGCGCCGCAGCGGGCTTTCGGAGGCGCGGCGATCGCCGCGCGCGCTGGTCGAGAGATTGAGGATCGCGGCCGGTTCGAGGGCGATGAGGCTGGGCACGATGTGGTCGTAGTCGTCGACCACGATGTGATTGCGCTGCGCGCCGATCGTGATGCCGGTGTTCAGGCCCGGCACGGGCAGGCGTCGCTGGTCGTCGGTCGCGCGTGTGTGCAGGTGGACCGCCGCCGCGCCTTCGCGCAGCGCGTCGCGCGCCGCGTCGACGATGCCGCTCGCGGTGATCGGCAGATGCGGCGAGCGCGCCTTGCCGGGTTGCCATAGGCCCGGCCCGCGCGGCTGCCAGCCGTTCGCGAGCAAGGCGTCGAGCGCGGCCGGCGCGTCTTCGCGCAGGCGTTCGACCAGGGCGGGGGGCAGGTAGCTGTGGACGCGCTCGTGCGGCCATTCGAGACCGCCGTCGTCGGTGGCGAGCCAGCCGAACGTGGTCAATTGGAGCACCAGCTGGCGGACCAGATCGCGCGGTGCGATGCGGTCCAGCAGCGCGCGTGGAACGATGAGCGGCAGCCCGACCGCCGTGTGCGCGATATCTCGGCGCAGCACCGCGCCGTCGCGCGACCAGCCGAGTGCGGCGAGGGCGTCGAACTGCGTGCGCGCGGATTGCGCGGCCAGGTCGACGGGCGCGTCGAAACCGCGCTCAAGGGCGATGCCGCCTTCCGGCACGGCTTCCCAGCCATCGGCCTCGAGTGCGTGCTGCAGCGTGCCGCGCGCCGCATCGTCGAGCAGATCGAGAAGCGGGAGCGGGATGAACTTCGGTTCCTGGGGGTCGAGGAACTTGGGGACTGCGCCGACAGGCGCTGCGGTGATGTAGAAGGTCTTGGTCATGATCTTCCCGTGTGGATTGAAGAGGTGTACTAAACAATCAGGATCGGAACACCACGCTTCGCGAGGATGAGATGGCACCGGAGGGACGGCTGAGGGGGAATGCCCGTCCTGGGCCGCGCGTTGCCGAGCGCTGGGCGGGGGCGCCCGGCGCAGGCCGGAGGGGCATGCTGCAACCCCGCTCGAATATTACATTTGATTTACATGCAATGTTCGAATTAATCCGAATTTATTTTTAGAGGGGTCGATTGGGGAATATTGGGCGAATGATGACGATTAATGAATAAATTGAGTGAAAGTAAATGAAGCGCCCGCCGGGCGGGCCCGGCAGCCCGATAGTGAAACGATGACGCGCTGCAATATGCCTGATGTCGGCAACGATGGCGGAGTTTGTTGATGCCTGGATGGAAATCACGTAATTAATCCGCCCCGGCGTGTAGTGGGGAGACTCTAATCTCGAATCGGGGATGGACGTGCGCCGACGGGGATTGGGCCGGCGGGCGGGGCAAGCTTCGGCCGTGGGACCGGTTTGCGCGGCGGCGCGTGGGGACGAGGCGGCGGGATTCGGCGGTGGGATTCGGCGGCGGGCGCGGCGGGTGGTTTGCGCCGCGTCGGTCCGCCTTACGGAAAACGGCCGCTGCACGTACATGCAGCGGCCGTTTTCATGCGGTGCCGGTGCGGCTTAGGAGCAGGCCTTGCCGTGCGCCGGATGGAAGCCCTTCGCCTTCGCGTCCGCTTCCGACATGTAGCTGCCCTGCTTGGTCTTGCCGTAGTACTTGTCGGTCGAGCAGTGGTAGACCTTCGTGCTGGTGTTCGCCCAGACCTGGCCGGGGCCGCCGCCCGGCGCGGCGCTCTTCGTCATCGCGCCGCTCGCGGCGGCGGGCTTCGCGGCCGAGGCGGCGACCGGCGCCGCCATCGCGCCGCTTGCCATCGCGCCGCTCGCCGCGGTGGCGCTTGCCGCGCCGTACCAGGTCTTCACGCCCTTGTGGCCCGCGCACGCGCCTTTCTTGGAGGCACCGGAGTAGAACGTACCGTCCTTGCACAGGCCGGTCGTCCCGGTGGGTGCGCTGGCGGGAACTTGCGCGAAGCTCGTCATCGAGAAGCACAGGCCGGCTGCGATCGCTGCGAGGAATGCTGTCTTTTTCATTTCTACTCCTGACTGAATGGGAGAGGGCGGCACGGTGTGCCCAAGTGCAGCCCGACGGGATCGGACCGGCCCGCTGGCGCATGAACGGCCCCAGTACCGTCAATAACTCCCGGCGACGGCAATTGGTTGACAGCGGCGCGCCGGATGCGCTGCCGCGGGCTCGCATCCGAGGGCGCCGGCAAGCCGCGCGCCTTGCCGCGCAACGCTGCGCGGGATTCTGTCGCATGCGTGCACAGTGTCGCGCACAGATGTAAGTGCATGTAAGTGCGGCGGTGGGCGGCGCCGCGCGTGGTGGACAGTCTCGCGCGTGCCGGAGCGAACCCCGCCGATTCGTGTGGCCCACGACGCGGCGCGGGGATGGCGGGCGCCTCAGTCTTACGAATGCCTTTTGACTGCGTTCGCGACACGGGTTGTCCGGTTCGACCGTCGCGTGTCGATTGCGTCATGCCGGGATGCGAGGAACACATGGCGATCCGATCGGGTTCGCGTGCCTGGAATACGTGAATCAGGAATGCTTGTTAAACCGTGATGCGGAAAATGCCATGAAGTGGATGTCTTGGTGAGATCCCTTGAATTTGTCATTTCATTGGTATTTTTTAAGATCGAGGATCGAATGAAGGTTATTTTGAGACTTGTTCTAATTTATGGATGTGAACGTGTTGATAAGATCAATTGACTTCGCGCAAGCAAGTGCGCGCAGCGTTGCCTATCCGCATCGAGCGCATTGATATGCCCTGGTGGCCAAAGGGAGGGGCATCCCGCCGTGCTCGAAAAACGACGTTGCGGCATGCGATGTCATGATTTTAAGATGATTCGAAATGAATAATAAAAATTGTAAAATGTGATGTTGCTAGGATTATTCCGATGGTGCCGAATTAATAATTAATTCATGATGCTTTCGTGCATGTTTATGTGGCGATGGGCAATTTGATTTGAATATTGAAAATCCGCATGAAGCAAAACCAAAACCACTTGAATCAATTTGATGACGAGCGTCGCGCCGGATTGCCGCGTGGACGCGGGCCGGTCGTGCACGGTGGCGATGGATGCGGTGCGGATTTTGCGTGGTGTCGCGAGGGCCTGCCCGGTCTGTCGATTTCGGGTGGTGCGGCGGTGGGCGGCTTCGAGGCCCGGGGCCAGGCCAAGATCGAGATCTGCTGGGGTCGCGGGGGCCGGGTGGGTCGGCCTTGGTGCACCCGCGCCGTGCCGGTTCGCTCGCTCGGCAGTCGGCCGCCGCGCGAACGGCGCGCGCCGGGCCATCGGCCTCGTCCGCCGCGCCGGGAGCGACGGATGCGCTGTCCCGATCGGCTGCGGCCGCAACGGCGATCCGCCACCCCACCGTCTTGTGCGGGACGTTGTCGTGGGCGGACGCGCGGCACGGATTCCATGCCGCGCGCCGCTGGCGCGCCGGGTATCCCGCGACCTGCTTCGTCGACCTCGGTGGCCGCGACGTTGCGCCGCCGCCGGATGGGGCGATCAGCGGCCCGGGCGGCGCCTATCCGTTCAGATTCCATGAGGATGTCCCCGGCATCATGCTGAACGGGTGATCCGGGTGCTGATGGCAGCACTTCTTTCAATAACATATAGGAATACAAATGAAATTGAGCATGAAAACCTGGATCACGCTCGTGGCCGCGTCGGCTTGCGGGGCCGCCTATGCCGAATCGAGTCCGCTCACCGGCAGGATCGATACGAAGCTGATGCTGACCTCGGGCTGCGTGATCAACGCGGGCGGCGGGTCGGTCGGCGCGACCAGCTTCGGCACCCTCGACTTCGGCATGCAGCCGAGCGGCTTCACCGGTTCGCTGCGCAGCGCGGTGAGCGGCAGCGGGTCGTCCGGCGCTGCGCAGATCACCTGTTCGCCCGACGTGGCGGCGGTCCAGGTCACCGTTGACGCCGGCCGGCATGGGGGCAAGGGGGCGGGCATCGGCGCGGGCACCCGCGCGGTCAGCAACGGCGCCAGCTACGTACCCTATGAAATCTACGCGGACAAGGCGGGCAGCACCCAGTATGTGTCCGACACCGCGCAGACCATCTCGGTGCCGACGCCAGGCGCCGCGTTCGACCTGCCGGTGTATGGCGTCGCGAACAAGGTCAGTCCGTCGGCGCTGGACGCCGGCGCCTACAACGACACGTTGAGCATCACGCTTGGCTGGTGATGGCATCGCGCGCGGCCTGCGGGCCGCGCTGTGGTTCGGCGCGCTGGCATGGCCGGGCGCGCCGCGCGCCGATACGCCGTTGCCGCGCACTCAGGCCTTCGGCGTCAGCGCGCAGATCGTCGCCGGATGCGGGCTGCGCGGTGCGGGGGCAGGCGCGCTCGACCTCGGGCCGCTCGATTTCGGCGTGCATCCCGCGGTGGCGGCAGGGACGGTGACGGTCGCGACCGCGGGCCATGCCTTGCAACTCGAATGTTCGCCCGGCACGACCCTGGCGCTGACGATCGATGGCGGACGCCAACCCGGTGCGGGCCACGGGGCCCGCCAGCTCACGGCGGGCGGCGGCGTGCGGATTCCCTATCGCCTGTACGCGGATGCCGCGCGCACGCGGCCGATCGGGATCGGGCAAGCAGTGTCGATGCCGGTGTCCGGCATCGTCGCGTTGCCGATATACGGCGAATTGAGTCTGCCGGGCGGTGGGGTGCCGGCGGGCGTCTATACGGATACGGCGCAGGTCACGTTCGGATATTGAATCATTCAGGGGTGCGTGATGATTGGGGCAAGAGAGGGCAGTGTCGGCAGCGGTCGTCGAGCCCGGCTCGTCGTGCTGGGCATGCTGCTGCTGGCGGCGCGGGGCACGTGGGCGGCGGCGTCGATGATGATCTGGCCGATCGATCCGGTCATGGAGAGCGACCAGCGCGCAGCGGCGCTGTGGCTCGAGAACCGCGACGACCAGCCGGTGACGCTGCAGGTGCGGGTGCTCGGCTGGCGGCAGGTGGATGGCGCGGACGTCTACGACGAGACCCAGGCGCGCGTCGCGGGCAGTCCGCCGATGGCGACCGTTCCGCCCGGCGCGCGCCAGTTGGTGCGGCTGACGCGCATCGCGCCGGTCGCGCCGGGCGGCGAGGACGCGTACCGCGTGCTGATCGACGAGATTCCGCAACCCGACGACGAGGCGCCAGTGTCGGCGGGCCATGCCTCGCTCGGCGTGAAATTCCAGATGCACTACTCGGTGCCGTTGTTCGTGTACGGCGAGGGACAGTGGACCCGCGACGATCCGAGCCGACGTCGCGATCCCGCGAGCGCGGGACGGCCGGCGCTGCGCTGGTCGCTCGCGCGCGAAGGCGGCCGGCGCTGGCTGGAGGTGTCGAACCAGGGGCCGGTGCACGCGCGCATCACGCAGGCGGTGCTGGAATCGAACGGCGCGCGCGTGGATCTGGCGCGCGGGCTGCTCGGCTATGTGCTGCCGGGGGCGCGGATGCGCTGGCCGGTGCCGGGGACGTTCGCGTCCGGCACCCGGCCGACCCTGGTCGCGACCGTCAA contains:
- a CDS encoding sarcosine oxidase subunit gamma, with the translated sequence MWNETRSEAASPREAQGVRLESPLVGAAGLLAEQDARAARKFAFRERPFLDLVNVRGEAGDPAFVAAFEAALGCRPPARPNTVARGAECDVLWLGPDEWLVRSNGAVEAGRLEATLARALDGLYAAAVDVGSGYTVVEISGERVRDVLARGCPLDLHPRGFGVGQCAQSHFFKASIVLVPTGEQSFEIVVRRSFADYFCRIMLDAAAPLAS
- a CDS encoding dihydroneopterin aldolase — protein: MKPAEAPFIADSRMTGGGWSVFIDALQMPARVGIHAHEHAGPQPVVLDARLGYRCVPAEQGEAGWIDYDAYCARIAAFVAHKPHTRLLETLVFDIAVLSFDEWPALDALTLALYKPKIRPGTRRVGVTFDWTRADHARWRAARCAGA
- a CDS encoding 3-keto-5-aminohexanoate cleavage protein; its protein translation is MTKTFYITAAPVGAVPKFLDPQEPKFIPLPLLDLLDDAARGTLQHALEADGWEAVPEGGIALERGFDAPVDLAAQSARTQFDALAALGWSRDGAVLRRDIAHTAVGLPLIVPRALLDRIAPRDLVRQLVLQLTTFGWLATDDGGLEWPHERVHSYLPPALVERLREDAPAALDALLANGWQPRGPGLWQPGKARSPHLPITASGIVDAARDALREGAAAVHLHTRATDDQRRLPVPGLNTGITIGAQRNHIVVDDYDHIVPSLIALEPAAILNLSTSARGDRRASESPLRRAHLKHYGHARIAPDVASFSPGPVVFQGGGGYDNPHGFLAQQLAHFAEYGVRPEIEVFNHTIVENATTLYRAPLIAAGVPVLFMLVAAVDQYHRDPVSGETEDDSLIDVASRKAIAKLLMRDEPEATAEAARIAVDRLRPSVEQLRAGFPDCRISLLLPGPFQALLVDVALGLDLDGIRVGLEDALNVFDERVPGGVRKAAGTGDQVRALRLDLERRGIAIVDAETLRDDLGMQRPDVALFRQAEAALARYPADARPPARLPGASTIVDALRPIIDRYRRVEDELASCLATATDLPATPAQLAAFVRATAHGFGLSIRSFVEELDRYADQEHLIANDLDVPLALNYAREILAPRGYGIASYDDALERYARPGQTISREGASYRVPSEQFKPLALRGLEYLAAIPCRYNSDHSNVVNVGLRQDTRYSATMALLYHAARELTLALRERSSAPRKAPGPVWTAVETAANPAEPPHREALDTPGPLAADGFDWIVLPSTPTTNYPLGLKLSHGMTRRFHGFVAQIAADPMLRPPGTAPLAKPLRLLGITHAGQRHDGETVIEASMLHNRFALNADLAGRLFSPESQMIYERLILPRLVDAPDRLDYTDALLVRRDAAGFPLYRDGSIARRINPRRIEALPLLRLLAHSSGIATAQQLDVLACLDGERMGMSEEELRAFFDRALIVSFGSAADVHLDWLGTSVLDITAFNDVRSLAGTTHRHYVLTPGAHSDVLQQCLSRARPGEYRYEHAVPVWQQGARGKVVARLTGVFLLDDASRLDDGHSIRRYLASSPLWLRRWISLIHHARPDAGAQAILTQLQAATEQRDASANQAIRQAIA
- a CDS encoding spore coat protein U domain-containing protein produces the protein MKLSMKTWITLVAASACGAAYAESSPLTGRIDTKLMLTSGCVINAGGGSVGATSFGTLDFGMQPSGFTGSLRSAVSGSGSSGAAQITCSPDVAAVQVTVDAGRHGGKGAGIGAGTRAVSNGASYVPYEIYADKAGSTQYVSDTAQTISVPTPGAAFDLPVYGVANKVSPSALDAGAYNDTLSITLGW
- a CDS encoding Csu type fimbrial protein, whose product is MAGDGIARGLRAALWFGALAWPGAPRADTPLPRTQAFGVSAQIVAGCGLRGAGAGALDLGPLDFGVHPAVAAGTVTVATAGHALQLECSPGTTLALTIDGGRQPGAGHGARQLTAGGGVRIPYRLYADAARTRPIGIGQAVSMPVSGIVALPIYGELSLPGGGVPAGVYTDTAQVTFGY
- a CDS encoding fimbrial biogenesis chaperone, which codes for MIGAREGSVGSGRRARLVVLGMLLLAARGTWAAASMMIWPIDPVMESDQRAAALWLENRDDQPVTLQVRVLGWRQVDGADVYDETQARVAGSPPMATVPPGARQLVRLTRIAPVAPGGEDAYRVLIDEIPQPDDEAPVSAGHASLGVKFQMHYSVPLFVYGEGQWTRDDPSRRRDPASAGRPALRWSLAREGGRRWLEVSNQGPVHARITQAVLESNGARVDLARGLLGYVLPGARMRWPVPGTFASGTRPTLVATVNGAAGLALEVEQAEPPGR